One Gopherus evgoodei ecotype Sinaloan lineage chromosome 1, rGopEvg1_v1.p, whole genome shotgun sequence genomic window, CATTTCCTTCCTCTTACACTTTTTTATTCTTAACACCATAAGATTCCTTTCTTTCAGTCACCAAGCACTCGGAGGCTGGCCAGCAACAGTCCCCAATTCCTTATGTTTATACTCAAGTACTTTGAAGAGACATGGACAGAAAGATTGCACAGCAGATGTGAAACAACTGAGATAGCTTGATAGATTTGCTCAACCCACTCCATCAAGCCCTACAGTAAGAATAAATTCCATACACTAGGCTTACAGAGGTTGACATGATTTCAGGTTCAAAATAATTACCATAATCCCCTCATCTGACAAAGGAGAATTGTTACATTTCTCTCAACAACAATCTTTAGTGCTAATCCAACATGCAGCAGGTGGGAGAAAACCTGCAAGTTGCATTTTTTCAGTCTGTTGGAGTAGGAAGAAAGGAATGCTGGGTTTGGATGCTAGCTATAATCACTATGTGGAAGTGCATTCTGAATTACTCAAAGCTTTCAGACCTCATTCTGATCTGATGCTGATGCAAATCAGGAAAAAGTCTGGTGGAGTCAATGACTTGCACCAGTTTTCTACGGGGGCTAcgtgagagaagaatcagcccATTACTATTAAACAGTGATAAACTTCTGTTTAATTTCTGCTAAAGACCATATTAGGAACAACAAGAGTTACTTACATGATTTTCATTTGGGATTCACCATATAACTAGGAACAGGAACACAAACAAAGGGGAAAACTATTTTAGGGCAAACAATTCAACATAGTTCAAAACGCTGTAAGTAATAATGGGGGGAGAGCAAAATGCACAGAAATCCATTTGTATTCGCTCTTGCCTTCTggtagttgcagcgctgtaaggaAAGGAAGACACGGAAGGTAGTTATAATCAGAGCTGTGACTCCAGAACATATAGACACACCCaggctttgatctagctagctcaaataacaatagcagtgaaattGTGGCAGCCTGAGCTAGCTGCTGGAGTACATAGCCCGGTTGGGCTTGTACAGCCTGTCCTGCCACCCATGGTgttgcagcttcactgctatggTTATTCAAGCTAGCTACATCAAAACTAGTCTGTTACACAGGCTGCTATCACACCTCTCATTTGCAGCGTAGATGCAAACACACCCCGAGAGCCTACTTCACCATTGCCTTGCACCCTATGTACTCAGTTAAATCTGTGTCCATGCTACAAATCAGAACAGTGGGTCCTGATTCTGGACTGCATTTAACCCAGTTATGCTGCTTCTGTAGCAGAAGGTGCCAGAATGTAACTGGATCTACCCTCTGGGAATTTCTCCAGCATAAAGAACATAATGATGGCATAATGTAATAGGGCTAATGTAACAGCAATGCACTGTCATAAGAAcatagaatggccatactgggtcagaccaatggtccttctagcctagtatcctgacTTCTGACAGTGGACTTCTGATTCTCTCTCTCAATCTGGTCCAAACCCTCTTAGCCTTCCCGGGTCCCCTATGCCACTAGGCTCTGTGCCATACAATGGGTGTTCAGCCCCTAAGCAACTGTCCCTCAGATCCTGCCTTAAATCCTGTGGAGGAGGCAAGATTCACCCTACCTGCATGACAAACTCAATAACGAGCATCAGGCCCTCATATTTCTGAGCATGTCATTTTTAATTTGCAGATAAAAGTCTGATGAAAGAataatttttaattataatttaaattcggggggttattttatttttacacatttggtatgtgattttttaaatgtgtacCTTTATGAATAAAATGATGTTAATTGGCCAATTAGCATTCACTTTCTAAAGAACCATGCAATGAGCCAATGTCACCCCACTACAACTACGTCCATTATGAAAAAATCGCTATTATTGATTCATCAGTTGCAGTTTTCCTAATCCCTTGAGGTGAATAAAGTAAAATCTCTGAAACAATTTTGTTACAGGATAAATGGTGAAGTTTGAAAATAAATCCCTCAACTATAAATTAATCTGGGGGCTTTTATAATCTAATCCATGCCTAGATTTCTTTGCCATCATTTATTTAGCAGCTGGATACTCAGATCTTGTGACACTAATGTCCTCTTTATCACAAATGCTTAACTTTTTTTTAGGTCAGTTCTAGCTGTCACAGTTTTAGTGAGTACAGGAGACACATTTATTCTCTTGTCTTTTGGAAATTGCTGCTCTTTGTGCCTGCTGATTGACACTGGACAGAATGGACTGCCTCTGTAGTCACTTTGTTCACAGACCTGCCATGGAATGGTTTAAGATTCAGGTCCTAATTGGGTAAATTCTTTCTAGTGTCCAGCAGTAATAAGCAGACACAATGGGCAGAAATACCCAGTGGAGAAGAGGAAACAAAGGTTCTTGTGTGCTCAATAACTCTGCAACAGTTTATTACTAATTATTGACTCCAAAAGTGTGAGTAAGAGATAAGAATGGCAGCAGAGTAGGACTTTCGCACCTGACTTTAGTAGGCAGTTTGCAAATGAACAGCTTCAGACTCTGGGCCCACCTGGAGGCTGGATGTTAACGTGTAAGTGTGGTGAGGGGGAGAAATAAAAAATGAGTAAACTTGTTTATGCATTCATGCAGTAACACAAAATATTAACTACGTGTATATTACATCCAGCCTCCAGATGGGCCAATCAGCTGGCACAAAAAGCAGCAATTTCCAAAAGAGAAGAGAGGGTAAAAGTATGCTTCTGTTTATGACCCTTTATGACCAGTTTCAGCCCCAGGGTGATGTTTGCAGCTGATCAGCTCACACTGTTACAGTGCAATGCTAGCCCTATTTCCCCAATGTTCAATAAGATATTCATTTTCACTGAGTGTATGAATTGTTGTACTGTCATCTTGACTATACTGACTTCCCTAAGCAGCAATCCAAGGTATTCTGACAAAGAAAAATAATACCAAACTCAGCAGACCCTATACTTAATTACATCGACTTCACTCTGACCCAGAATGCAAGTGCTAATCAGTGACAAgtggcagttttgaaaattgcCGCTTCAGATTCATGGCTGAACTCAAGTACGTTGAAAAACAAACCATGTTTCAATTTAGTCTGTAAGTGGGCTGGCTTAGGTTAGCTATTCACCTATGTAAGTCAAGATATATGTGAGCTGTTCTTGCGAGAAACTGATATACCttcttttatattatattagaAAGCATACACCATGGAGTTTTGTGCATGACGACACCTAGTGGCAAAAATCAATGGTTAGGATGAATTACATGGAGTATACACCCAAATCATCTTCAGTGACACATTTTCAAGCTAGAGTTTCAAAGGGCCAGGAAGGAGAGAAATAGTGAAATGATATGGCTCTGCCAATGCCGGCTTAACACTAAACTACACAGGAAAACTGAAAATTGAcagcagggaacaatcctgtatGTGCAAGGAGATGGACTGGTTACCTCTACTAGGACGTCTCCATTGCTAACTTCTGTGATTTTCTCTGAATTGTCAGAATATTGTGTGAATACAGCACAGCTGTTCCATGTGCAGGATGGCCTATGTTTCCAGAAGGAAGGATGGTTGAGTAGTTAGGGTGCTAGCCAGTGGCATGGGAAATCTGTGTTTAATAACTTGTTctaccacaggcttcctgtgagaccttggacaagtcacttaggtcagtccatgggagttaggtgcttaataCCTTTCGGACTCTGGGCCATAGTCTCTCTGTAGGAGATCTCAGAAGCACAAATGGAACTTATATGCCCAATTGCCACTGATTTTCAGGAATCGGATGCCTAACTGCCTACTTTGGTCTTTAAAATCTGTGCCTCTGTGAAATGGGtataatagcatttccctactCACGGATGTGTAGTGATGGTAAATGCATTAAAGAATATGGAACGCTCAACTATTAGAGTGATAGGGATCATATAAACAAGCAAACACATAGGCAAAACTAGGCACATACCTGACCTAAGTGGCGTGTGGTGATGCCACTCCCTCAGATTTGGCCTGGTCCTCCCTTCCTCATGATAAAAGTGTGGCCTGGCTGAATTTGAGGGAGTGGCATTGTGCACAGAGTTGCAGTGTTGCTTAGGTTTGGCCCGGCTGCCCCATGCAAGTTGAAATCCCATTTACTCTCCTTTGGGGcggctgggccaaatctgagtgggtAGCAGGGTGGGCAGCGCTTCTCCTTCTCGCCATTGCTGTGAGGCCAGCTTCTGCACCCTGGAAGCCCCACAGGTACCTGCCTGGCCTCATCCTGCTTCCAGTATACCCTTTGCTCTGCCCACAGGAGTCACTTGGTGACAGCCTCAAGACCTGCTACAAGTATGGGGGACTGCAGACTGCCCCCACAGGAGCCAGCAGAAGAGAGGTGATAGAGATCCCTGCTTAgcatgaccagatagcaactgagAAAAAACTGGacagaggtggggggtaatagacgcctatataagaaaaagtcccaaaaaacaggactgtccctttaaaaatgggacatctggtcatcgtATCCCTGCAGGTGCAGACACAACGGGGTTAACAGGGCAGTGTCCATCCACCCAGTCACTATAGGACAGGGTTAACGAAGCTACATCTGTGCAGTGGAAGCCAGACGTGCTTGGGTTTTAGATCACTATTGTATCTGTGCTGGTCAGGACAAGGTTAATATAAATGCATCCATATTGTGGGATTATCTAGTTTAGCTAGCCAGTAGAGGAGCTCAGAATTGTATGTTTGCTTAGGGCTCAGTGATGGGTTAATCTGGACCTGTAGAATTTAGCATGCTTGGGTTTCTATTCTGAGGTCAAGAAAGGACAATCTGAATGCTTGTTGAGCAATAAACCAATTATAATTTCTAGTTTATGATAGCACCCACGATGTGTCGAGCACTTTCCAAACAGTCAAGAAGAAATGATGGTTCCTGCCTGAAGCAGATCCCAGTCTGAGGAGAGGATGATAGGTAAGCAGAGATTAGGGGAAGGGGAACAAGAGATAGGGACTTTTTAAAACAAGTCAATTAGATTCACTGTAGGCAGCATTGCAGAAGTCGGTCTTTAAGAGGGACTTATATGTGGATGGGGGCATGTGGTACAAGACATGGAGGCAATTAAGCAAGAAGCTGACAAATAGGTGGATGAGTATGGGAACATCTGCAGAGCAGAGGCGGAGGAAGCAACACAGCTTAAGTAGGAAGGGGCAGAGCTATAGAGCTTTGAAGGGAGCAACAAGAAGCTGAACTTTGATATGATAGTGCATTGACAGCCAGCTTATGGAGGTCTCATGTTATGCAAAGGCACCACATATGGGCAGAAGAAAATGAGAGAGGACACAATGTAGTGAGATTACTTAAATGGACCCCAGGATAAGCAGTGGCTAGTGTTATTGTCTTCAAAACTGAAAATAACTTCATTACTCATTCTTTCCTACtgttaaaaataattacaaacatCCTCACTTTGCCCACAATTCTTCACAGTAACCATGTAAGAATGCAAAATATTTGTGACAAGATTACTGTGTCAGGCACAGAAGAAATTAAATTAACATTAAAGCGCACGGGCCAAACTCTGTTCTCGACTGTACTCCTGCAGCCCCATTAAAGTTAAATCAACCCAAGCTAAAGTGAAGAGGGTTGCATAgagtagctgagagcagaatttggccctaaatccaCTTGTCTGGGGATTGCCCttctccaaaggaaaaaaatgtttgaaagggAGATGAATGTGGGTAATTTGGATTGTAAATATTTAAGGGCAGGACAGGGAGACAACTGTTGGTTCCAGTGAAGTAACGGCAAAACTATTAATTTCAATTAGATCAGGATTTGGCTCAGTGGGGCAGATTTACAGCTGCTATAAATTGCCATAGTAACATTGACTTCCACaatgctacactgatttacatcagctgagaatctgacccattgtTTTTAGTTTGTCTGAAAAGTATCATATACATTTTGGCTCTCAAGTACTACAGTTGCAAATGCCTTAGAAATACCTCAATGCATTTCTAATACTGTGTAAAGAACAAATAATGCCCCATCTCTTATGTTTTGCAGACAATATTGAACTAGGAGATCTCTACAGTAGCCTCTTACATCATGAGAATACTGTTTGAAAGTGGGATACTATTACATATTATCCAATTGGTTCAGCTCACGGTGTGGCTACAGATTACATTTATTTGGAGTTCCACATTTGCAATGAAACCAGCCCAACCACTAGTTTTCCAGAGAAAACCTTTTATAGCTGCCTGGAATGCACCCACAGATCAATGCTCACTGAAATATAACATAACTCTGAACCTGAAAATGTTCCATGTGATTGGAAGCCCACTGGCCAGAGCAAGAGGGCAGAATGTGACTATATTTTATGTGAATAGACTGGGATACTACCCATGGTACACATCGCAGGAAATCCCTGTAAATGGTGGCCTACCTCAAAACTTCAGCTTGCAAACTCACCTGGAAAAAGCTGGCCAGGACATTCAATATTACATTCCTGCTGAGGACTTTAAAGGATTAGCTGTCATAGACTGGGAATACTGGAGGCCTCAGTGGGTACGCAACTGGAACACAAAAGACATTTACAGGCAAAAGTCCCGGAAGCTCATTTCTGCAACGCAAGGCAATATTTCAGCAAGTGACATCGAAAATTTGGCCAAACTCTCCTTTGAAGAAAGTGCAAAGGCTTTCATGAAGAAGACAATTGAGCTAGGGATTAAAAGCAGACCTCTGGGGCTCTGGGGATACTATTTATACCCCGATTGCCACAATTATAATTTTCATGACCAGGACTACACTGGTTCCTGCCCAGAGAGTGAAGTTTTGAGGAATAATGAACTTTCCTGGCTCTGGGATAGCAGTGCAGCTCTGTATCCTTCCATTGGCATCAAGAAAACCCTTGGAAACAGTGAAAACATATTACTTTTCTCACAATTTAGAGTGACTGAGTCCATGAGGATCTCCTCCATGACATCTCATGATTATGCTCTGCCTGTGTTTGTCTATACTAGACTAAGTTACCGAGATGATCCTTCATTATTTCTTTCTAAGGTAAGCCAATGTTAGGAGTTATGGAGGCTGCTTTAACAGATCTAACCATCATTATTGCAGAGATGTTTTGTATGTTTGTAAAGGCtcgtatacctctaccccgatataacgtgacccgatataacatgaattaggatataacgtggtaaagcagtgctccgggggtggggctgcgcactctggt contains:
- the LOC115645177 gene encoding hyaluronidase-4-like — encoded protein: MRILFESGILLHIIQLVQLTVWLQITFIWSSTFAMKPAQPLVFQRKPFIAAWNAPTDQCSLKYNITLNLKMFHVIGSPLARARGQNVTIFYVNRLGYYPWYTSQEIPVNGGLPQNFSLQTHLEKAGQDIQYYIPAEDFKGLAVIDWEYWRPQWVRNWNTKDIYRQKSRKLISATQGNISASDIENLAKLSFEESAKAFMKKTIELGIKSRPLGLWGYYLYPDCHNYNFHDQDYTGSCPESEVLRNNELSWLWDSSAALYPSIGIKKTLGNSENILLFSQFRVTESMRISSMTSHDYALPVFVYTRLSYRDDPSLFLSKQDLISTIGESAALGASGIVIWGDMNLTSSEGNCTKVKQFVATELGIYIINVTKAAEVCSKHLCQNNGRCIRRKRKALDYLHLNPKTFKIEASEDQEFTVRGEASSADLEVMSQKFFCHCYQGYEGADCRKVQTSDKQPGSSADFLLPRTLVMKSLLSLSFYLLSLNL